Proteins co-encoded in one candidate division KSB1 bacterium genomic window:
- a CDS encoding lysophospholipase, whose amino-acid sequence MKFQAGYFRSRDGQDMFFRLWQPDRPAEGAILLVHGLGEHGGRYEEFARRACQDGYAVYAMDNRGHGRSAGKRGHVDCFDRFLDDLETFWLRFGPAGPGPTVLVGQSLGALIALHFLARLPASFAGAVFCSGAFSLPENIPRLKLLLGKILRRVAPAVTMRHGLPIDSLSPESSVVHDYLSDPLVHDRISVQLFFEMSEAMTSARAVAERQRVPALFVQGSQDSLVPMAGARQVYEAWGGKPKDFVVLEGEGHDLFHGSALDKLAEILLPWMEKVGQSNRATVGNMHG is encoded by the coding sequence ATGAAATTTCAAGCAGGTTACTTCCGGAGCCGAGACGGCCAGGACATGTTCTTCCGCTTGTGGCAACCCGACCGGCCTGCGGAGGGGGCCATCCTCCTCGTCCACGGGCTCGGCGAGCACGGCGGTCGTTACGAGGAGTTTGCTCGGAGAGCCTGCCAGGACGGGTATGCCGTGTACGCCATGGACAACCGCGGCCATGGGCGGTCGGCGGGCAAGCGGGGGCACGTGGACTGCTTCGACCGTTTTCTCGACGACCTGGAGACGTTCTGGCTGCGATTCGGGCCCGCAGGCCCGGGGCCAACGGTTCTCGTCGGGCAAAGCCTGGGCGCCCTGATCGCGCTGCATTTCCTGGCGCGCTTGCCTGCGTCTTTTGCCGGCGCCGTCTTCTGCTCCGGCGCCTTCTCCCTTCCGGAAAACATCCCCCGGCTGAAACTCCTGCTGGGCAAGATCCTCCGGCGGGTCGCCCCCGCCGTCACGATGCGGCACGGATTGCCGATCGATTCTCTGTCACCTGAGAGCTCTGTGGTCCACGATTACCTGAGCGATCCCCTTGTGCACGATCGGATCAGTGTGCAGCTGTTCTTCGAAATGTCCGAGGCAATGACCTCGGCGCGGGCGGTCGCCGAGCGTCAACGAGTTCCTGCCCTGTTTGTTCAGGGCTCCCAGGACTCTCTGGTGCCAATGGCTGGGGCCCGCCAGGTGTACGAGGCCTGGGGAGGAAAACCCAAAGATTTTGTCGTGCTCGAAGGCGAGGGTCACGACCTTTTCCACGGGTCAGCCCTCGACAAGCTGGCGGAGATCCTCTTGCCGTGGATGGAGAAAGTCGGACAGTCCAATCGAGCAACCGTGGGGAATATGCACGGATGA
- the pdxS gene encoding pyridoxal 5'-phosphate synthase lyase subunit PdxS encodes MWVESPEYKVKVGLAEMLKGGVIMDVTTPDQARIAEDAGAVAVMALERIPADIRAQGGVARMSDPKVIRAIQEAVSIPVMAKCRIGHFAEAQVLEALGVDFIDESEVLTPADEEHHIDKWKFKVPFVCGCRDLGEALRRIAEGAAMIRTKGEAGTGNIVEAVRHMRAVQREIRRLTTLGDEELVAEAKKLGAPVELVRYVRDHGRLPVPNFAAGGVATPADASLMMQLGAESVFVGSGIFKSENPAARARAIVLATTHYLDFDLIARVSEGLGEAMRGLDLKEIPEEQRMAGRGW; translated from the coding sequence ATGTGGGTGGAGAGTCCGGAATACAAGGTTAAGGTGGGCCTGGCGGAGATGCTCAAGGGCGGCGTGATCATGGACGTGACCACGCCGGACCAGGCGCGCATCGCCGAGGATGCCGGCGCGGTGGCGGTAATGGCTCTGGAGCGCATCCCCGCAGATATCCGGGCCCAGGGCGGGGTGGCGCGCATGAGCGACCCGAAGGTGATCCGGGCCATCCAGGAGGCTGTCTCCATTCCCGTGATGGCCAAGTGCCGGATTGGCCACTTCGCCGAGGCTCAGGTCCTGGAAGCTCTCGGCGTTGACTTCATCGACGAGAGCGAGGTGCTTACGCCGGCCGACGAAGAGCATCACATCGACAAGTGGAAGTTCAAGGTCCCCTTCGTCTGCGGTTGCCGGGACTTGGGCGAGGCCTTGCGCCGCATCGCAGAGGGCGCGGCCATGATCCGCACCAAAGGGGAGGCAGGCACCGGCAACATCGTAGAAGCCGTGCGCCACATGCGGGCGGTGCAGCGGGAGATCCGCCGCTTGACCACCCTGGGCGACGAGGAACTTGTGGCCGAGGCTAAGAAACTGGGTGCCCCGGTCGAACTGGTGCGTTACGTACGGGATCACGGCCGACTGCCGGTTCCCAATTTCGCCGCCGGTGGAGTGGCCACGCCCGCCGATGCCAGCCTCATGATGCAGCTTGGTGCGGAAAGTGTGTTTGTCGGAAGCGGCATTTTCAAGTCCGAGAATCCGGCGGCGCGTGCCCGGGCCATCGTGCTCGCCACGACCCATTATCTGGACTTTGACCTCATCGCGCGTGTCTCGGAGGGGCTCGGCGAGGCCATGCGGGGGCTGGACCTCAAGGAGATCCCCGAGGAGCAGAGAATGGCAGGCAGGGGTTGGTGA
- the mutY gene encoding A/G-specific adenine glycosylase, whose amino-acid sequence MRPRSLALMGKELVRWYRQHRRDLPWRAGRDPYRILVSEFMLQQTRVATVLPYFERFVARFPTVQDLASASLDEVLQVWAGLGYYRRARYLHEAARVIVQDYSGEIPGEPESLARLPGVGSYTAAAVASIAFGRATPVLDGNCVRVLCRLFRIRARPSSTRARRRLQNLARHLMGDEEPGDFNQALMELGATICLSRNPRCEACPLISWCQGHKSGRAEAFPARKERPAVPVEDQVAGVIWKEQELLIVQRDERSLLGGLWEFPGGPRRGNQSFEESLLREIQAAVGLEVVIRGPLLFLTARYSHLQVRLYVYHCLYTSGNASPRRYQRVAWVRPQDLPNYPMSATTRRIASHLLARAFDLDTR is encoded by the coding sequence GTGAGACCCCGCTCGCTTGCGCTGATGGGGAAGGAGCTCGTCCGGTGGTACCGCCAGCATCGGCGGGACTTGCCCTGGCGAGCGGGACGAGATCCGTACCGTATCCTCGTGTCCGAATTCATGCTGCAGCAGACGCGGGTGGCGACGGTTCTGCCCTACTTCGAGCGCTTCGTCGCCCGCTTTCCCACCGTCCAGGATCTGGCCTCGGCCAGCCTCGATGAGGTCCTCCAAGTGTGGGCGGGATTGGGCTACTACCGTCGGGCCCGCTACCTGCATGAGGCAGCAAGAGTCATCGTGCAGGACTACAGCGGGGAAATACCCGGCGAGCCCGAGTCCCTCGCAAGGCTACCGGGAGTGGGAAGCTATACGGCTGCGGCCGTCGCCAGTATCGCCTTTGGTAGGGCGACGCCGGTGCTGGACGGAAACTGTGTCCGCGTCCTTTGCCGGCTATTCCGGATCCGGGCACGTCCCTCTTCCACGCGCGCTCGCCGCCGATTGCAGAATCTGGCTCGGCACCTGATGGGCGATGAGGAACCGGGGGACTTCAATCAGGCGCTGATGGAACTGGGGGCGACGATCTGCCTTTCGCGAAACCCTCGGTGCGAGGCGTGCCCGCTGATCTCCTGGTGCCAAGGGCACAAGAGCGGGAGAGCGGAGGCATTTCCGGCGCGGAAGGAACGTCCGGCCGTTCCCGTCGAAGATCAGGTAGCTGGCGTCATCTGGAAGGAACAAGAGCTACTAATCGTCCAGCGGGACGAACGCAGCCTCTTGGGCGGCCTGTGGGAATTCCCAGGTGGCCCTCGACGAGGCAACCAAAGCTTCGAGGAATCTCTCCTCCGGGAGATCCAAGCCGCGGTAGGGTTGGAGGTAGTGATCCGCGGACCCCTTCTGTTTTTGACCGCCCGTTACAGCCATCTGCAAGTACGCCTCTACGTCTACCATTGCCTGTACACGTCGGGCAACGCAAGCCCGCGTCGGTATCAGCGCGTAGCCTGGGTACGGCCACAGGATCTTCCCAACTACCCGATGTCCGCTACCACCCGGAGAATAGCGAGCCACCTCTTGGCGAGAGCCTTCGATCTGGACACCCGATAG
- a CDS encoding NTPase, whose translation MKNLLLTGRPGVGKTTLIQRFLEVSGVPAEGFFTAEIREGGQRTGFAIRSLRGEEGILASVALGGPARVGKYGVDVAEVERVGVAAIRRGLESGALIVIDEIGKMELYSPTFQEAVWQALESACPVLGTITQSDHPFARRVRARDDVQVVTVTPANRERLLAEVLLPWHDRYARLGSGERQAEGSGSS comes from the coding sequence GTGAAAAACTTGCTCCTGACCGGTCGCCCAGGGGTGGGTAAGACCACGCTCATCCAGAGATTCCTGGAAGTGTCCGGCGTTCCGGCCGAGGGTTTCTTCACCGCGGAGATCCGAGAAGGCGGGCAAAGGACCGGGTTTGCCATTCGCTCCCTAAGGGGCGAGGAGGGGATTCTGGCCAGCGTGGCTTTGGGTGGACCGGCGCGCGTGGGCAAATACGGCGTGGACGTGGCGGAGGTGGAACGAGTGGGGGTGGCGGCCATCCGGCGCGGTCTGGAATCGGGCGCGCTGATCGTGATCGACGAGATCGGCAAGATGGAGCTCTACTCCCCGACGTTTCAGGAAGCGGTCTGGCAGGCTCTGGAGAGCGCCTGTCCGGTCCTGGGGACGATCACTCAGAGCGATCACCCCTTCGCGCGGCGGGTCAGGGCGCGAGACGATGTGCAGGTGGTGACGGTTACGCCTGCCAACCGGGAACGCTTGCTGGCCGAAGTCCTCCTGCCCTGGCACGACCGCTACGCCCGCCTGGGCAGTGGCGAGCGGCAGGCGGAAGGATCGGGATCAAGTTAG
- the uvrA gene encoding excinuclease ABC subunit UvrA: MGERYIEIYGARTHNLKNIDLRLPRNRLIVITGVSGSGKSSLAFDTLYAEGQRRYVESLSSYARQFLERMDRPDVDEIRGISPAVAIEQKNPTRSSRSTVGTATEVHDYLRLLFARIGRTYCPECGIEVRKEQVRDVLEALKELPEGSKVLITFPMEVDGNAEEALVSLRQRGFVRLLRSDNSVISLDQARPEDLARAEVVVDRLVVRRGDEARWADSVSLAFREGSGVATLVVPGEGRLRFTQRFECSRCGRSFLEPEPRLFSFNNPFGACPTCKGFGDLIEVDLDLVVPDKTRSIRQGAIEPWNTPLYSYFWRELLRHGPRRGIDLDKPFAELSEPELSYVLHGDGDFPGVYGFFEWLETKRYKVGVRVFLSRYRGYVRCHACKGTRLRPEALYVKLNGATIADVSAMTISEARRFFDELQLSEFEEQVAGTILRELRNRLSYLEDVGLGYLTLDRRTATLSGGEFQRINLATALGSQLVGSLYVLDEPSIGLHPRDTHRLVNILLKLRDIGNTVLVVEHDRDTMEMADYIVDLGPGAGEAGGRVVFQGTYEDLRRDGRSLTGSYLRGNRQIPLPDVRRSPADKWLVLRGAAEHNLKNIDVEIPLGLFVVVTGVSGSGKSSLVHDVLYTALKRKLGSWKGRVGKHRELLGAEHLDDVVLVDQSPIGKTPRSNPATYVKAFDGIRQLFAQTRAARVRGFGPGHFSFNIPGGRCETCEGAGVVKVEMQFLADLYLQCETCGGKRYRSEVLEIRYHGRNIYEVLNMTVDEALAFFQGHPAITQRLQLLQDVGLGYLRLGQPATTLSGGEAQRVKLAAHLATRPGEHILYIFDEPTTGLHFEDIRKLLSCFDRLIQAGNSVLVIEHNLDVIKCADWVIDLGPEGGDAGGYVVACGPPEQIAGTSASYTGQYLRRILSSRAA, encoded by the coding sequence TTGGGCGAGCGGTACATTGAAATCTACGGGGCGAGGACCCACAACCTCAAGAACATTGATCTGCGGCTGCCCCGCAACCGGCTCATTGTGATCACCGGGGTATCCGGCTCAGGTAAGTCCAGCCTGGCTTTCGATACCCTCTACGCCGAGGGCCAGCGGCGCTATGTGGAGAGCCTCTCGTCCTACGCCCGGCAGTTCCTGGAGCGGATGGATCGTCCGGACGTGGACGAGATCCGCGGCATCTCGCCTGCTGTAGCAATTGAGCAGAAGAATCCCACGCGCAGCTCCCGGTCGACTGTCGGCACGGCCACCGAAGTCCACGATTACCTCCGCCTCCTTTTTGCCCGCATCGGCCGGACTTACTGTCCTGAATGCGGGATTGAGGTGCGCAAGGAGCAGGTCAGGGATGTTCTTGAGGCCCTGAAAGAGCTGCCCGAGGGCAGCAAGGTCTTAATCACCTTCCCGATGGAGGTTGACGGGAACGCCGAGGAAGCGTTGGTGTCGCTGCGGCAGAGGGGGTTTGTGCGGCTCCTGCGCTCCGACAACTCGGTGATCAGCCTGGACCAGGCTCGACCCGAAGACCTGGCGAGGGCAGAGGTGGTGGTAGACCGCCTCGTCGTGCGCCGGGGCGATGAAGCCCGCTGGGCCGACTCCGTGAGCCTCGCCTTCCGGGAAGGGAGCGGGGTCGCCACCCTTGTGGTGCCGGGGGAAGGGCGCCTGCGCTTCACCCAGCGCTTTGAGTGCTCTCGCTGCGGACGGAGCTTTCTCGAGCCCGAACCGCGGCTCTTTTCATTCAACAATCCCTTTGGGGCCTGCCCCACGTGCAAGGGATTCGGCGACCTCATCGAGGTGGATCTGGATCTGGTCGTCCCGGACAAGACACGCAGCATCCGCCAGGGAGCCATCGAGCCGTGGAACACACCTCTGTACTCCTACTTCTGGCGCGAACTGCTGCGGCACGGACCGCGCCGAGGGATCGACCTGGACAAGCCCTTCGCCGAGCTTTCGGAGCCTGAGCTCTCCTACGTGCTGCACGGCGATGGCGACTTCCCGGGCGTCTACGGATTCTTCGAGTGGCTCGAGACCAAGCGGTACAAGGTGGGGGTACGGGTGTTCCTGAGCCGTTACCGGGGCTACGTGCGGTGTCACGCCTGCAAGGGCACGCGGCTCCGTCCGGAAGCCCTTTACGTGAAGCTGAACGGGGCCACCATCGCCGATGTCTCTGCCATGACCATCTCGGAGGCGAGACGATTCTTTGACGAGCTGCAACTTTCCGAGTTTGAGGAACAAGTGGCAGGGACGATCCTGCGTGAGCTGCGCAATCGGCTCAGCTACCTGGAAGACGTCGGGCTCGGCTACCTGACCCTCGACCGTCGCACGGCCACCCTGTCGGGCGGCGAGTTCCAGAGGATTAACCTGGCCACCGCCCTCGGCTCCCAACTGGTGGGATCGTTGTACGTGCTCGATGAGCCTTCGATAGGGCTGCACCCGCGCGACACCCATCGCCTGGTGAACATTCTGCTTAAGCTGAGGGACATCGGCAATACGGTGCTGGTGGTCGAGCACGATCGCGATACCATGGAGATGGCCGACTACATCGTGGATCTCGGCCCGGGCGCAGGGGAGGCCGGGGGCCGCGTGGTTTTCCAGGGTACCTACGAGGACCTCCGTAGGGATGGCCGCTCCCTGACGGGCTCCTACTTACGCGGCAACCGACAGATTCCGCTCCCGGATGTACGGAGGTCACCGGCGGACAAATGGCTTGTGCTGCGAGGGGCGGCCGAGCACAACCTGAAGAACATCGATGTGGAGATCCCGCTCGGTCTGTTCGTGGTCGTCACGGGGGTATCGGGATCGGGCAAGAGCTCGCTGGTTCACGATGTGCTGTACACCGCCCTCAAGCGGAAGCTCGGCAGCTGGAAGGGGCGTGTGGGAAAGCACCGGGAGCTTCTGGGTGCCGAGCATCTGGACGACGTGGTGCTGGTGGATCAGTCGCCGATTGGCAAGACCCCGCGTTCTAACCCCGCCACCTACGTGAAGGCTTTTGACGGCATTCGCCAGCTCTTCGCGCAGACGCGCGCCGCCAGGGTGAGGGGTTTCGGCCCGGGCCACTTTTCCTTTAACATTCCCGGCGGACGCTGCGAGACCTGCGAAGGAGCAGGCGTAGTCAAGGTGGAGATGCAATTCCTTGCCGATCTCTACCTGCAGTGCGAGACGTGCGGCGGCAAACGCTATCGGAGCGAAGTCCTCGAGATCCGCTACCACGGTCGGAACATCTACGAGGTGCTGAACATGACCGTGGACGAAGCCCTGGCGTTTTTCCAAGGTCACCCGGCCATCACGCAGCGGCTGCAGCTCCTCCAGGATGTCGGGCTCGGCTATCTTCGCCTGGGCCAGCCGGCCACCACCCTGAGCGGCGGAGAGGCCCAGCGGGTGAAGCTCGCCGCCCATCTGGCCACCCGCCCAGGAGAACACATCCTGTACATCTTCGACGAGCCGACCACCGGGCTTCATTTCGAGGACATCCGGAAGCTTCTTTCGTGCTTCGACCGGCTGATCCAGGCCGGAAACAGCGTGCTGGTGATCGAGCACAACCTGGACGTGATCAAGTGTGCGGATTGGGTGATTGACCTCGGGCCGGAAGGAGGCGACGCGGGCGGCTACGTGGTGGCCTGCGGGCCGCCGGAACAAATCGCCGGCACAAGCGCTTCGTACACCGGCCAGTATCTCCGGAGGATCCTGTCATCCCGAGCGGCGTGA
- a CDS encoding PaaI family thioesterase, protein MKLPRYRNCFVCGMDNPNGLHAEPELENNAVVIRFTAFPQYCGFQAWLHGGIIASLMDEAMFWAAAVGLQRIVATAGLSVRYHRPVPIGSTVKVSAQLKERRQRLCLTIASLSDADGQLYASAEGQYVAIQKEGQPTGVFFPDDETAQSWDLSRFHIEPLERGESG, encoded by the coding sequence ATGAAACTCCCGCGTTACCGGAACTGCTTCGTCTGCGGTATGGACAACCCCAATGGTCTGCACGCGGAGCCAGAACTGGAGAACAATGCGGTAGTCATCCGCTTCACCGCGTTCCCCCAGTACTGCGGGTTTCAGGCCTGGCTTCACGGGGGGATTATCGCCAGCCTGATGGACGAGGCGATGTTCTGGGCGGCGGCCGTAGGTCTGCAGCGCATCGTGGCCACGGCTGGCCTGTCGGTCCGCTATCACCGGCCTGTACCCATTGGGTCCACAGTCAAAGTGTCCGCACAGCTGAAAGAGCGTCGCCAGCGCCTCTGCCTGACGATCGCATCCCTGTCCGACGCGGACGGGCAGCTGTACGCATCCGCGGAGGGCCAATACGTAGCGATCCAGAAAGAGGGTCAGCCGACGGGCGTCTTCTTCCCTGATGACGAGACCGCGCAGAGCTGGGACCTCTCCCGCTTCCACATCGAGCCGTTAGAGCGTGGAGAATCGGGTTAA